A single genomic interval of Zingiber officinale cultivar Zhangliang chromosome 4A, Zo_v1.1, whole genome shotgun sequence harbors:
- the LOC121969720 gene encoding 4-coumarate--CoA ligase-like 4: MAYLRTGVDERSGFCAANSTFYSKRELVALPSDPNLSVTAFLASRRHSGTTAFIDAASGRRISFPELWRSVASLATALASPPLSVRKPSVVLLLSPNSHHFPVVSLAVMSLGAVLTTTNPLNTPHEIGRQVANSCPVLAFTTRGLIPKLSHSPDLRIVLLDDSRRPSDDLRIVASIDELIATEPDPDRTAVTVRQDDTATMLYSSGTTGTSKGVVATHRNLISMVQIVLNRFKLQDGAGPETFICTVPMFHVFGLVAFASGLLGSGSTVVVLSKFELGEMVRAINEFGATYLPLVPPILVAMTNQPRPLPLGRLQKVLSGGAPLSREVIEGFREKYPGVEILQGYGLTETTGIGASTDSAEESRRYGTAGMLSPNTEARIVDPDSGAALPVNRTGELWLRGPYVMKEYFNNTEATRTTLVDNGWLRTGDLCYIDEDGYLFVVDRLKELIKYKGYQVAPAELEALLLTHPDILDAAVIPYPDEEAGQIPMAYLVRKDGGNLTEKTIMAFIARQVAPYKRIRKVAFISAIPKNPSGKILRKDLVKLAASKL; encoded by the exons ATGGCGTACCTGAGGACCGGCGTCGATGAGCGCAGCGGCTTCTGCGCCGCCAACTCCACCTTCTACAGCAAGCGCGAGCTGGTTGCTCTCCCCTCCGATCCCAACCTCTCCGTCACCGCCTTCCTCGCCTCTCGCCGCCACTCTGGCACTACCGCCTTCATCGATGCCGCCTCCGGCCGCCGCATCTCCTTCCCCGAGCTCTGGCGCTCCGTCGCCTCCCTCGCCACCGCTCTCGCTTCCCCTCCCCTTTCCGTCCGCAAGCCCAGCGTCGTCCTCCTCCTCTCCCCTAACTCCCACCACTTCCCTGTCGTCTCCCTTGCCGTGATGTCCCTTGGCGCTGTCCTCACCACAACCAACCCCCTCAATACGCCTCACGAGATCGGCCGCCAGGTCGCCAACTCCTGCCCAGTCCTCGCCTTCACCACCCGTGGCCTAATCCCCAAACTCTCCCACTCTCCCGACCTCCGAATCGTCCTCCTCGACGACAGCCGCCGACCGAGCGATGACCTCCGGATCGTCGCCTCAATCGACGAATTAATCGCCACCGAGCCGGATCCAGATCGTACCGCCGTCACCGTGAGGCAGGACGATACCGCCACGATGCTATACTCCTCCGGCACCACTGGAACCAGCAAGGGCGTAGTCGCCACCCATCGTAACCTCATCTCCATGGTCCAGATCGTGCTCAATCGATTCAAGCTGCAAGATGGCGCCGGGCCGGAGACCTTCATATGCACAGTCCCGATGTTCCACGTCTTCGGTCTGGTGGCCTTCGCCAGTGGCCTTCTCGGATCTGGATCCACGGTGGTGGTCCTCTCCAAGTTCGAATTGGGGGAGATGGTGCGGGCCATCAACGAGTTCGGCGCGACGTACCTGCCTCTGGTGCCACCCATCCTCGTGGCGATGACGAACCAGCCGCGGCCGCTGCCGCTGGGGCGGCTCCAGAAGGTTCTCTCCGGCGGAGCGCCACTGAGCCGTGAGGTGATCGAGGGTTTCCGGGAGAAGTACCCAGGGGTGGAGATCCTGCAAGGGTACGGCCTCACCGAGACGACGGGGATCGGCGCGTCCACCGACTCGGCGGAGGAGAGTCGTCGGTACGGAACCGCGGGGATGCTCTCCCCCAACACGGAAGCCCGGATCGTGGACCCCGATTCAGGCGCAGCCCTGCCAGTGAACCGCACCGGCGAGCTGTGGCTCCGTGGTCCCTACGTCATGAAAG AGTACTTCAATAACACAGAGGCCACGAGGACGACGTTGGTGGACAATGGGTGGCTCAGAACAGGGGATTTGTGCTACATCGATGAAGATGGATACCTGTTTGTGGTCGATCGCCTCAAGGAGTTGATCAAATACAAAGGCTATCAG GTGGCACCAGCGGAACTGGAGGCCCTTTTGTTGACTCACCCTGACATCCTTGATGCAGCCGTGATCCC ATATCCGGATGAGGAGGCTGGTCAGATCCCTATGGCTTATTTGGTGAGGAAGGACGGAGGCAATTTAACTGAGAAGACTATAATGGCGTTTATTGCAAGACAG GTGGCTCCGTACAAGAGAATCCGCAAGGTAGCATTTATATCAGCCATTCCAAAGAATCCATCAGGCAAAATATTAAGGAAAGACCTCGTCAAGCTTGCTGCCTCCAAGCTCTAG